In Terriglobales bacterium, one genomic interval encodes:
- a CDS encoding class I SAM-dependent methyltransferase, which yields MTHAAAVHHKHWFPAVQAEERPSPWWYFGRAVYVSRRDYRKIFLVFVAAGIPLGAIGVLLHKPTFLRAAYGLAVLGILMLIYSLVGLYRMYGHPAVKYLRQLLKLGNVEGAVTVADLHIGTYRHAFTLAQLLPQAQIYSVDCWNVEGEPPEAAVQDVRDLEPPPRCEPRIAALKADGFAVPLEDASCDVVVFGFGTHEIPVNGPREKLFSEAIRILKPKGKLLLFEHGYDFHNYLIFGPVIGHVTRLNDWMKFTQDRFDNVRYQRSSHAVDLITGVRRG from the coding sequence ATGACACACGCAGCAGCAGTTCACCACAAACACTGGTTCCCGGCGGTACAAGCCGAGGAGCGCCCGTCGCCGTGGTGGTATTTCGGACGTGCGGTCTATGTAAGCCGCCGCGATTATCGCAAGATTTTTTTGGTTTTCGTCGCCGCAGGAATTCCTCTGGGAGCTATCGGAGTTCTTCTGCACAAGCCCACCTTCCTGCGCGCAGCCTATGGACTGGCCGTGCTGGGCATTCTCATGCTGATTTATTCGCTCGTCGGTCTGTATCGCATGTACGGACATCCTGCTGTGAAGTATCTGCGGCAGCTTCTGAAGCTTGGCAATGTCGAGGGAGCGGTCACGGTTGCCGACCTGCACATTGGCACCTACCGTCACGCCTTCACGCTGGCACAGCTTCTGCCCCAGGCGCAAATTTATTCCGTGGACTGCTGGAATGTAGAAGGTGAGCCGCCCGAGGCTGCCGTTCAAGATGTCCGCGACCTGGAGCCGCCGCCGCGTTGCGAGCCGCGCATTGCTGCCCTGAAAGCGGACGGCTTCGCAGTTCCGCTGGAAGACGCGAGCTGCGATGTGGTTGTCTTCGGCTTTGGCACACACGAAATTCCGGTGAATGGCCCGCGCGAGAAGCTTTTCAGCGAAGCCATCCGCATTTTGAAGCCGAAAGGGAAGCTGCTGCTCTTCGAGCACGGATACGACTTCCACAACTATCTGATCTTCGGCCCAGTCATCGGGCATGTCACGCGGCTCAACGATTGGATGAAGTTTACTCAGGATCGCTTTGATAACGTTCGCTATCAACGCAGTTCACATGCAGTGGATCTGATTACGGGGGTGCGTCGTGGTTAA
- a CDS encoding TetR/AcrR family transcriptional regulator yields MNTVKRPQAEAIIQTPIPPVPAQTDSPTIGPVGKKGEATRQQILTASLKLFRERGFDAATMRDIAECAGMSLGASYYYFPSKEAIVSAYYDFVQQEHRQRLEQELPKARNLRQRLGIAFHTKLDIIQHDRKLLVALFRYGGDPGHPLSWFGPATQRQRDLSMSIFARALGDEKLPKDVRHLAPMALWALHMGFILYFVNDGSEEQRRTRRLMDGTLDLVTRAFDLATAPVLQPILKPIRKRVVDLLTDAGLAPAPIEA; encoded by the coding sequence ATGAACACGGTTAAAAGACCACAGGCCGAAGCGATTATTCAAACGCCGATTCCGCCCGTCCCCGCTCAAACTGACAGCCCAACCATCGGCCCTGTCGGTAAGAAGGGCGAAGCCACTCGCCAGCAGATACTGACCGCGTCTCTCAAGCTCTTCCGCGAGCGCGGATTCGACGCCGCCACCATGCGCGACATCGCCGAGTGTGCGGGTATGTCCCTGGGGGCTTCGTACTATTACTTTCCTTCGAAAGAGGCGATTGTCTCTGCCTACTACGATTTCGTACAGCAAGAGCACCGGCAGCGGTTGGAGCAGGAACTTCCCAAAGCCAGGAACCTGCGCCAGCGCCTGGGAATCGCCTTTCATACCAAGCTCGATATCATCCAGCACGACCGCAAACTGCTTGTCGCCCTCTTCCGCTACGGTGGCGACCCCGGACATCCGCTTTCCTGGTTCGGTCCGGCAACGCAGCGGCAGCGCGACCTCAGCATGTCCATCTTTGCCCGAGCCTTGGGCGATGAAAAGCTGCCCAAAGATGTTCGCCATCTTGCTCCTATGGCTCTCTGGGCGCTGCACATGGGATTCATTCTTTACTTTGTGAACGACGGCTCCGAGGAGCAGCGCCGCACCCGCCGCCTGATGGATGGCACGCTCGACCTGGTCACGCGGGCATTCGATTTGGCCACCGCTCCGGTCCTGCAACCCATTTTGAAACCCATCCGTAAGCGAGTGGTTGATCTGTTGACCGACGCCGGATTAGCCCCGGCTCCGATTGAAGCATAG
- a CDS encoding redoxin domain-containing protein, producing MKRMAQFEPIKDEIEKLGASLLFIVAEKREGMFKPERFFTKHPVSFPFLLDEDRIVTKAYGVYNRLSLEAIDIAKPATFVVDRNGIIRFIHVGKNQLDRAPIEQVMEAVAGSEPPVPSS from the coding sequence GTGAAACGCATGGCTCAGTTTGAGCCGATAAAAGATGAAATTGAAAAACTTGGCGCTTCCCTGCTGTTCATTGTCGCCGAAAAACGCGAAGGCATGTTCAAGCCGGAGCGGTTTTTTACCAAGCATCCGGTCAGCTTCCCTTTCCTGCTGGATGAAGATCGCATCGTCACCAAGGCTTATGGCGTCTATAACCGGCTATCGCTCGAGGCAATTGACATTGCCAAACCGGCAACTTTTGTTGTGGACCGAAACGGGATCATCCGCTTTATCCATGTAGGCAAAAACCAGCTTGACCGCGCACCGATCGAGCAGGTGATGGAAGCTGTAGCCGGCTCGGAGCCCCCAGTGCCTAGTTCTTAA
- a CDS encoding radical SAM protein translates to MCKRFSLILIKPSHYDDDGYVIQWLRSAIPSNTLAVLYGLALDCKERRVLGDDVEIVISAFDECNTHIRPERIARQIGDGPGLVALVGVQSNQYPRAMDIARPLRAAGVQVCIGGFHVSGCLSMLPEVPAELTQAMDLGISLFAGEAEGRFELVLRDAWQGTLKPLYNYMADLPSLDGAPMPILPATRIKRTGGKITTFDAGRGCPFQCSFCTIINVQGRKSRRRSADDVEQIIRRNLAQGINRFFITDDNFARNLDWESIFDRLIAMREQEKLNLKFVIQVDTMCHRLPKFIEKAGRAGVARVFIGLESINPESLLGARKKQNKVAEYRKMLLEWKRVGATVFAGYIVGFPNDTPESILRDIGIIQRELAIDLLEPHCLTPLPGSEDHQKLHKAGAYLDPDLNKYDLEHVTTPHATMSAEEWQKLYHDTWMSFYSLEHIETVMRRAVATNSQPGNMAFLLIWYYSCVTLEKIDPLEGGYLRRKYRKDRRPTLPVESPLVFYPRYVANLLYKHFKLAQLIWRYGRFRRQLKRDPDARLYTDAALTPFEEDEFDSLEMSTVGAAKSEV, encoded by the coding sequence GTGTGTAAGCGATTCTCGCTGATCTTGATAAAACCGTCGCACTACGACGATGACGGATACGTTATCCAGTGGCTCCGCTCCGCCATTCCCTCGAATACGCTCGCGGTGCTTTACGGTCTTGCGCTCGACTGCAAGGAGCGCCGCGTGCTCGGCGACGATGTCGAAATCGTCATTTCGGCCTTCGACGAGTGCAATACGCATATCCGGCCGGAGCGCATCGCGCGCCAGATCGGCGACGGCCCTGGCCTGGTTGCCCTGGTTGGGGTTCAGTCCAATCAGTATCCCCGCGCGATGGATATCGCCCGGCCGCTAAGGGCGGCAGGAGTTCAGGTCTGTATCGGCGGCTTTCACGTCTCCGGCTGTCTGTCTATGCTGCCGGAGGTTCCCGCCGAACTGACGCAAGCCATGGACCTTGGCATCTCGCTTTTTGCCGGTGAGGCCGAGGGACGCTTCGAATTGGTCCTGCGCGACGCGTGGCAAGGCACGCTCAAACCGCTCTACAACTACATGGCAGACCTGCCTTCGCTGGATGGGGCGCCCATGCCCATTCTTCCTGCCACCCGCATCAAGCGGACCGGAGGCAAGATCACCACCTTCGATGCCGGCCGTGGCTGTCCCTTTCAATGCTCCTTCTGCACTATCATCAATGTGCAGGGGCGCAAGTCACGCCGCCGCTCGGCCGACGATGTGGAGCAGATTATCCGGCGCAACCTGGCGCAGGGCATCAACCGCTTCTTTATCACCGACGACAATTTCGCGCGCAACCTGGACTGGGAAAGCATTTTCGACCGCCTCATCGCCATGCGCGAACAGGAAAAACTCAACCTCAAGTTCGTGATTCAGGTAGACACTATGTGCCATCGCCTGCCGAAGTTCATTGAGAAGGCGGGCCGCGCCGGCGTGGCCCGGGTTTTTATTGGCCTGGAAAGCATCAATCCTGAAAGCCTGTTGGGGGCCCGGAAGAAGCAGAACAAGGTTGCCGAGTATCGCAAGATGCTGCTCGAATGGAAGCGCGTGGGTGCGACGGTTTTTGCCGGCTACATCGTGGGCTTCCCCAACGACACGCCCGAATCCATCCTGCGCGACATCGGAATCATCCAGCGTGAGTTGGCCATTGATCTGCTGGAGCCGCACTGCCTGACGCCGCTGCCCGGCTCCGAGGACCACCAAAAACTACACAAGGCCGGCGCCTATCTCGATCCCGACCTGAACAAATACGATCTCGAGCACGTGACTACTCCCCACGCCACCATGTCGGCAGAGGAATGGCAAAAGCTCTATCACGATACCTGGATGTCCTTTTATTCCCTTGAGCATATCGAGACTGTGATGCGCCGCGCCGTCGCCACCAACAGCCAGCCCGGCAATATGGCGTTCCTGCTGATCTGGTACTACTCCTGCGTCACCCTCGAGAAGATTGATCCGCTTGAAGGCGGCTACCTACGCCGCAAGTACCGCAAAGACCGGCGACCCACTCTGCCTGTCGAGAGCCCGTTGGTTTTCTATCCTCGCTACGTCGCCAATTTGTTATACAAGCACTTCAAGCTGGCGCAACTGATTTGGCGCTACGGCCGCTTCCGCCGGCAGTTGAAGCGGGACCCCGATGCCCGGCTCTACACCGATGCAGCCTTGACTCCCTTCGAAGAAGACGAGTTCGACTCGCTGGAAATGTCCACGGTCGGCGCAGCCAAATCGGAAGTCTAG
- a CDS encoding LptF/LptG family permease has translation MRILNRYILREVLTHAAIGGVVFTFVLFMRNVTQILELVVRSSAPIPSVAELIFLTIPSALTITIPMAALVGILIGLSRMAADSEVTAMRASGIGTGIFVRTIGWLAILTWILATINTVFIAPRSATALAGLQDQLKTSQASFEIQPRVFYEDLKNYILYVQDVVPQEGAAVWKKVFLADISNPTAPKITLAQEGVAVSDTPDSMRLHLVGAASHENVPKQPDQYTISTFQETDIPIPVTNLAEKKGSDEPALPQMSTKELLSQIAYLRQQPGWDQPNWSLVGIRRRWYLIEANRRFALPAACLVLALVGIPLGLSAKKGGKATGFVLTIALVFLYYVVSLAGLALARQGRVSPEIGVWLGNAVFLLAGVVLLWRVRKRPLEIGLRSLLFRLRKLRPRRLRARLRSEGMEAADQAPMRVGFPQILDDYILRDFLTYLGMVLATFSVLIFVFTFFELLGDIIRNRVPLVTVGEYLLHVIPSYIYVLTPLAVMIAVLVTFGLLEKANEVTAMKATGISVYRVVTPVLVISAVLAGGLFFANQFYLPSNSRQEEALRNQIKGKPAQTFFRPDRMWIFGKNNTIYYYELFDADRDTFGNISIFEFDPATFAVTKRIFAEHAHWDSELKRFVFSQGWSRSFNGSAIQEYRTFDVSTFSELTENPLYFKREVKQSSEMSYTELSQYIDDLQQSGFEVVRLKVQLYKKFAFPLITFVMSVLAVPFSLRAARRGALTGVALALGIGIVYFVVAGLFEAMGNISQLPPAMAAWSPDLVFALVGGYLILKVPT, from the coding sequence GTGCGTATCCTGAACCGTTACATTCTGCGCGAGGTCCTCACGCACGCCGCGATTGGCGGAGTTGTGTTCACATTTGTGCTCTTCATGCGAAATGTGACCCAGATCCTGGAGCTGGTAGTGCGCAGCAGCGCGCCTATTCCCAGCGTCGCGGAGCTTATTTTTCTCACCATTCCCAGCGCTCTGACTATCACCATTCCCATGGCGGCGCTGGTGGGGATCCTGATCGGACTCAGCCGCATGGCCGCTGACAGCGAGGTCACCGCCATGCGCGCCAGCGGTATCGGAACCGGGATCTTCGTACGCACCATTGGCTGGCTGGCGATCCTTACCTGGATCCTGGCTACCATCAATACGGTTTTTATTGCGCCGCGTTCGGCGACCGCCCTCGCCGGGCTGCAGGACCAACTGAAGACTTCGCAAGCCTCATTTGAGATTCAGCCGCGGGTGTTTTATGAAGACCTGAAGAATTACATCCTCTATGTGCAAGATGTCGTGCCGCAAGAGGGCGCCGCAGTTTGGAAAAAAGTTTTTCTTGCCGACATCAGCAATCCTACCGCCCCCAAGATCACGCTGGCACAGGAAGGCGTTGCGGTCAGCGACACGCCGGACTCGATGCGACTGCATCTGGTGGGCGCCGCGAGCCATGAAAACGTACCCAAGCAACCGGACCAATATACGATCTCCACGTTTCAGGAGACAGATATTCCCATTCCGGTAACCAATCTCGCCGAGAAAAAAGGATCAGACGAACCCGCGCTTCCGCAAATGTCGACCAAAGAATTGCTGTCGCAGATTGCCTACCTGAGACAGCAACCGGGGTGGGACCAGCCAAACTGGAGCCTGGTTGGAATACGCCGGCGCTGGTATTTGATCGAGGCCAACCGTCGATTTGCGCTGCCCGCCGCCTGCCTTGTGCTGGCGCTGGTGGGAATACCCTTGGGGCTTTCAGCCAAGAAAGGCGGCAAGGCCACAGGCTTTGTGCTGACGATTGCGCTGGTCTTCTTGTATTACGTAGTCTCGCTGGCAGGACTGGCGCTGGCGCGCCAAGGGCGCGTCTCCCCGGAGATAGGCGTCTGGCTGGGGAATGCAGTCTTTTTGCTGGCGGGAGTTGTATTGCTCTGGCGCGTGCGAAAAAGACCTCTGGAAATAGGCCTTCGCTCGCTGTTGTTCCGCCTGCGGAAGCTTCGACCACGGCGGTTAAGGGCCCGGTTACGCTCCGAGGGAATGGAGGCGGCTGATCAAGCCCCAATGCGGGTCGGGTTCCCGCAGATTCTGGATGACTACATCCTGCGCGACTTCCTGACCTACCTGGGCATGGTGCTGGCAACTTTCTCTGTGCTCATTTTCGTATTCACATTCTTTGAGTTGCTGGGCGATATCATCCGCAACAGGGTGCCGCTGGTCACCGTGGGTGAGTACCTGCTGCATGTGATCCCTTCTTATATTTACGTATTGACGCCGCTGGCGGTGATGATTGCCGTGCTGGTGACATTCGGTTTGCTGGAAAAAGCCAACGAAGTCACCGCGATGAAAGCAACCGGCATCAGCGTTTACCGCGTGGTGACGCCGGTGCTGGTCATATCGGCGGTGCTTGCAGGCGGCCTGTTCTTCGCAAACCAGTTCTATCTGCCCAGCAACAGCCGGCAGGAAGAGGCGCTGCGCAACCAGATCAAAGGCAAGCCGGCACAGACTTTTTTCCGGCCCGATCGCATGTGGATCTTCGGAAAAAATAACACCATTTATTACTACGAACTGTTTGATGCGGACCGCGATACGTTTGGGAATATCTCGATTTTCGAGTTCGATCCGGCTACCTTCGCGGTCACCAAACGGATCTTCGCCGAACATGCCCATTGGGACAGCGAACTCAAGCGCTTTGTCTTTTCCCAGGGATGGAGCCGCTCTTTCAACGGATCGGCGATCCAGGAGTATCGGACATTCGACGTCTCTACGTTCTCTGAGTTGACCGAGAACCCGCTCTATTTCAAACGAGAGGTCAAACAATCCTCGGAGATGAGTTACACCGAGTTGAGCCAGTATATTGACGACCTGCAGCAAAGCGGATTCGAGGTGGTGCGGCTTAAAGTGCAGCTTTATAAAAAGTTCGCTTTCCCACTCATTACATTTGTGATGTCTGTGCTGGCAGTTCCCTTCTCTTTACGCGCGGCCCGGCGCGGTGCGCTTACCGGAGTTGCTCTCGCCCTGGGAATCGGGATCGTGTATTTCGTGGTCGCTGGATTGTTCGAAGCCATGGGCAATATCAGCCAATTGCCGCCGGCCATGGCGGCATGGTCTCCTGACTTGGTTTTTGCCCTGGTGGGAGGTTATTTGATTCTGAAAGTGCCCACGTAA